A single genomic interval of Celeribacter indicus harbors:
- a CDS encoding 5-oxoprolinase subunit B family protein, protein MTCETPDIPEILPAGPDGLVLRFSLRPEPEAMAAKEALLAALAETPPDGVVEICPALVSVFLRFDPARVRRAGLASELRRRARAVLAAGAPAPVPARRWRIPVAFGGDNGPELAEVAARTGQRPEAAVAEICAADLRVLAIGFAPGQPYLGLLPERWDVPRLSELAPEVPQGAVTVAVRQIVMFTAAGTTGWRMVGRAAFRNFMPEREEPILLRAGDAIRFVPASAEEIAALRDAPDGLGGARLEVLG, encoded by the coding sequence ATGACCTGCGAGACGCCCGACATCCCCGAGATCCTGCCCGCCGGCCCGGACGGGCTCGTGCTGCGCTTTTCGCTGCGCCCCGAGCCGGAGGCGATGGCGGCGAAGGAGGCCCTTCTCGCCGCGCTGGCGGAGACACCGCCCGACGGCGTGGTGGAGATCTGTCCCGCGCTCGTCTCCGTCTTCCTGCGGTTCGATCCCGCGCGGGTGCGCCGCGCCGGGCTGGCATCGGAGCTGCGCCGCCGTGCGCGCGCCGTGCTTGCCGCGGGCGCGCCCGCGCCTGTGCCGGCGCGCCGCTGGAGGATCCCGGTGGCCTTCGGCGGCGACAACGGGCCGGAGCTCGCGGAGGTGGCGGCGCGGACCGGCCAGCGGCCGGAGGCGGCGGTTGCGGAGATCTGCGCGGCGGACCTGCGCGTCCTGGCCATCGGTTTCGCGCCGGGCCAGCCCTATCTCGGGCTCCTGCCCGAGCGCTGGGACGTGCCGCGCCTCTCCGAGCTCGCGCCGGAGGTGCCGCAGGGCGCGGTGACGGTCGCGGTGCGCCAGATCGTGATGTTCACCGCGGCGGGCACGACCGGCTGGCGCATGGTGGGGCGTGCCGCCTTCCGCAATTTCATGCCCGAACGGGAGGAGCCGATCCTGCTGCGCGCAGGCGATGCGATCCGGTTCGTACCCGCCTCGGCGGAGGAGATCGCGGCGCTTCGGGACGCGCCGGACGGGCTCGGCGGTGCGCGGCTGGAGGTGCTCGGATGA